TCCCACCATTTTGCTGCCTAATCACTCTGATGATATCTCTTCTCATCTAACTTCGGACATTGGAGGTATATGCATCATCTTCCTTTTTTCTTTcaaactgaaaaaaaaatgattggTTCTTCATTCAATAAAAAGATTGTGTAGAATATGATACAATATATATCAATTAGGCATaattacttttgataatgatgcGCAGTGTGACTTgccttttaaaagaaaaatattttttcatttattGTTGCTTAATTGCATATTTGcattttctttttcccttctATATTTATAAGCAAGATATTTCAATTTGgtgaaattaatatatatatctcttcaaATATTTTACCACTAAATAAATTAAATTCTcactattttataaaaataaaattgttaaaataaattaatttttattcttactatatattaataaatactatttttaatacaAAATTTGTTTTTCCATAAATTTTTTAGCAAAATAACTAAATAATGCCTTTTCCATgtgtaataatgatattttttgtttacattagattttttttcatatatatagtTTGTATCTATGGTAGTGATAAAAATATCAGTTACCCAATAATTTTCTAAGGATAATATCCTAATATATATGGGAAATGTTGGAGATACACATTAATGTGGTACGATatcttaattattttatatatatagttatgaaTTTGACAGAAAAGTAAACATAAACACCCTATATATACATAGACGTATGGATCATATACCTGTGCTTAATTTGTGTAATTTGAATATTTCCACAACACAAATATCATGAGTTTTGAAAATATTATCAGAACCGTCGTTACAAGGAGTAGCATACTCACTTTGGTAATTTTATGTTATGTGCTTATTCCAAATATTAACTTTGCAGATGGAAGAAAATTGCATAGTTCAGAGTTAGGTAAACGCAAAGGAACGATCAAAACCATAGAGGTTTGTAACTTGTCTCCAATCCTCTCCCCATTATTATGtataaaatcttttttttttcttgtgctTTTTCAATATTTTGACTAGATTATACAATTTATCGCCATTTTCCCTCAtaaatattttagtttttaaaatatattctcattaaaaaatatggacaaaatcacttaaaaatgGTGTGATTTTACTTTCTTTTTTTATGTGATTTGTGATGCGAGTAATGTAAATTGAAATATGAGAGTAAGTATTGGACATCCTTTGtcgtgattattattattattattttctttcataTATTTCTAATAATGGAGTTCTGCTggtaataaaatttaattaattaattggcAGAGTGATGATGGTGATGTGATCGATTGTGTTGATATTTACAAGCAACCTGCTTTTGATCATCCGCTTCTCAAGAACCATACCATAGAGGTTTTCACTTTTCTGTCTTTTGTTAATTTATATTGGAAAATTATTGTGGATTGATTGTTTTAATCAGTACCAATAGTTATTTTAGTATTTGGGTAATATATaagttgcaatttttttttatataatagtaTATTATGAAGTTACAAGTGATATCATCTTTTGTCACTATATTATATAGTAAAGAAATAGGGTTGCGATTATCTATTACCGTAAATACTCAAAAATATTCATAGGTAATGATAAAAAACACTCACTACAGTggtactcatatatatatatataaatataaatgcatacatgctatatatatatatatatatataaatacagcCCAGTGCAATTCACATAAATCGAGTAAAAGGAGAAAACGATGATGCACTAAAGGCGTTACAAAGATGGCGTAAGTATGGCGAATGCCCAGAGGGAACAATTCCCATAGTTCGGAAACCTAAATATGGTCGAAAAACCCATTTTAAATTTCATTATATATCCACACAACCAAATCAGAGCCACGCTTTAGCTCGTGAAGATCATGAGGTACCATTATTATCTTTATTCTGTTTACCTGCATAATACTTGTTCGAGTTCGTAGTAATAATAATGTTATCATTTTTCGTACATGATGGTGATTTGTACGGAAAACTTATATTAttgatctttttatttttttttgtttggtggaatATGTATATAGTATGCCGAAGTAACGATGTTGGGTGGTCCATACTTTGGAGCAAAATCAAATATCAACGTATGGAATCCAGATTCACACGGAACAATGAGTGTTTCTCAAATATGGGTTGCGTCATCATCCAATAACTATGACCAACTTAATACTATAGAAGCTGGTTGGATAGTAAGTTCTTGTACTCCACTACTTATTGTATATATACTCTTCAGTTTCACATTATCTTTATGCACAtacacatacatatacatatgaCCTCTGCCAATAATAACTTCATTTTTTAAGACATAAAACATTTTAAATTTGGGCTTCCTTTGCAGGCTGGTAATGGTGACCCAAGAACACGATTCTTTATTTATTGGACAGTAAGTCATCTAGCTaataatatatatgtgtatatatatatatatatatatatatagatatgcaTTAGTATATATTTAACAATGTTAACTTAATTTTCGATCCTGTGCCTTTACTTATCAGAGGGATGGCTATAAAGACACAGGTTGTTACGATCTTGATTGCCCCGGTTTTATACAAGTAAGCAGGACTGCTGCTATAGGTAGTATATTGGATCCTATTTCCAGCTATAACGGGAAGCAAGCCTTTATAAATGTTGACATAAACCaggtaatattatattatatatatacacacacacacgaTCGAGATACGAATAATAATAtcaataatttttaatatatatatatatatatgtaggacACAGAGAATGGAGAATGGTGGCTGCGATTTCAAAATAAGGCAATAGGTTATTGGCCCAACACCATATTTAAGACATTGGGGAATGGTGCAGACCTCCTGAGTTGGGGTGGAGAAATTGTTAACGATGGAGCCAAAGGTCACCACTCAGAGACTCAGATGGGGAGTGGTCATTTTCCGGATGAAGGCTACGGTAAAGCAAGCTATTTTAGTAATATAATGTACATGGATGATTCCAAATCCTACAAAGATCCCGAGAAACTCACCGCTTATGCTACCAAGCCTTCCTGCTATGATATCAAAGTAGCAATTGACAAGACTACTAACGGAACTCATTTCTTCTATGGTGGTCCTGGCTATTCAGACAAATGTCCAACTTGATCATCTATTGCCACTTTATTATTTTGTGTTACATATATTCCTctatctaataataataataataataataataattgattaCTATGTATATGTTTTGAGTTTTGATGTATTTCAATTTCAAAAAAGTAAAAATAACGTTTTGATGTACTACTCCTCTCATATCAATGATACGCACAGATCCATGAAATTCATTTTATTTTGTACTTTAGAGGAGGATTTTAATTTAATGCCTTTTTTtagaataatattaaaaaaattaacaaattgattataaattatttaaaaaataaaataaaaattgaggTGAGCTTGAGCCTTTCACTTATTACACGTAGATCCGAGCCTGATCGCAATTTGCAACGACTTTTTTTCAGTAAAATGAGAGATACTTTCGTTAATCAAGGTTATCACTAAAAAAAAAGTTTCTAACGACAACAACGAATTTGTTGTCGGTAAAGCCTAATTCAGAAAAGTGCGCATGGTTTGCAGTTTTTTTTGGCTTTAGTGACTCTACCCACAATATGTTGTCGGTAGAAGTCGTCAACAGAATTAAAACTCCTGGATGGAACCTTTCTTCTTACTCCAGACGCGAAAATGGTCACTTTTctctaaaaaaaacttttttttttctccaaTTTCTCTCTAAAATACCCCCACTCTATCACTATAAATAACTCATTTAAGCCCGATTTTTGCTCTCCCATAGTTGAATTTTGAGTCTCTATATCTGTTTTTGATGTATTTTTGTGTTTTCTATGGTTTTAATTTTTTGGGTTTAGTTTAATCCAAAATTATTGTTCTTTTTTGTTTCTATGAAGATCTTGGCTTGATTTAGTGTCTAGAAGCATATATTTGAGGTTACACAACTTCCATTGGTA
This genomic interval from Humulus lupulus chromosome 8, drHumLupu1.1, whole genome shotgun sequence contains the following:
- the LOC133795912 gene encoding protein neprosin-like, whose product is MVDLNKAAVQGIFKERDPTILLPNHSDDISSHLTSDIGDGRKLHSSELGKRKGTIKTIESDDGDVIDCVDIYKQPAFDHPLLKNHTIEYAEVTMLGGPYFGAKSNINVWNPDSHGTMSVSQIWVASSSNNYDQLNTIEAGWIAGNGDPRTRFFIYWTRDGYKDTGCYDLDCPGFIQVSRTAAIGSILDPISSYNGKQAFINVDINQDTENGEWWLRFQNKAIGYWPNTIFKTLGNGADLLSWGGEIVNDGAKGHHSETQMGSGHFPDEGYGKASYFSNIMYMDDSKSYKDPEKLTAYATKPSCYDIKVAIDKTTNGTHFFYGGPGYSDKCPT